The Leucothrix mucor DSM 2157 DNA window GACTGGCCACATCCTCAACTCTTTGTTGACGATTGTTTCAGACTCGGCCGTTGATCGCGTGGGTGATGACTTTGATACGCTCAATACCGTGCTTAAAGAATCTGCCGCGAAATACTCAGATGAGATTTACACCTCTGAGCAAGACTTGGTTGCGTGGTTCCGCGAGCAAGGCACCAAGGTCAATGAAGTGGATAAAAAGCCATTCAAAGATGCCGTTACTCCGATGCTAACTGCAGACGGTGTCCCTTACACATTGGATCATTTCAATCGTTTGGGTGCTATCGAGTAACAGGCTTAGGGATGCTTAGATGATGTCTTCAAAAGACAGCCTAGCGGGCGATGCGCACGATGCATCGCCCGTCATAGACTTTAAATGGGTCGATCTACCGGGCCTTCTCGCTCTCTGGCTACTCGCCGTCATTGTATTTACTCAATTTTTTACCCGCTACGTACTCAATGACAGCTTGGCCTGGACCGAAGAAATTGCCCGCTATATCTTAATTTTAGTTGCCTTTTTAGGCGCCGTTTCAGTGAGTCGCAAAGGAACTCACATCTTCTTAGAATTTTTCTACCGTTATTTATCACCCGCTGCAGGTCGCTATCTCTCCATGTTGATGGATGTGATCAGCACCGCGTTCTATGGCTACCTAACCATTATGGCCGTCCAGCTCGCCTTGAAAACCAGAACCAAAATGGCCTCTGTCGAAATCCCAAAAAGCTTGTTGTATTGGTGTGTCGCTGTCGGTTTGGCTGCGATGACGATTTACTCCGTGGTTTGGTTGGTTCGTAAATATCGCCAAACACCCGAAGAGCTCATCAAAGAGCTTGAACAACGCGCCCTTTCTGAAGCCATGGAGTAGGTAGAAACGATGTCAATTTTATACTTATTTCTGATTTTATTGGTGCTGCTGATCGCCGGTGCGCCCGTTGCAGTCGCGTTGGGTGTGGCTTCCTTAGTATTCATCTTGTTCGATGGCATGCCGAGCCTGGTCGTGCTGCATAATATGGTGGCGGGAATTAACTCATTCCCGCTCATTGCCGTGCCATTTTTTATTATGGCCGGTCACTTGATGAATA harbors:
- a CDS encoding TRAP transporter small permease — encoded protein: MMSSKDSLAGDAHDASPVIDFKWVDLPGLLALWLLAVIVFTQFFTRYVLNDSLAWTEEIARYILILVAFLGAVSVSRKGTHIFLEFFYRYLSPAAGRYLSMLMDVISTAFYGYLTIMAVQLALKTRTKMASVEIPKSLLYWCVAVGLAAMTIYSVVWLVRKYRQTPEELIKELEQRALSEAME